The proteins below are encoded in one region of Streptomyces marianii:
- a CDS encoding NADP-dependent oxidoreductase: MRAISQDTHGTPDVLQEVVLPRPEPGPSQILVAVRAAGVNPTDWKHRSGGLFLNRLPLVLGWDVSGVVEAVGYGVTLFKPGDEVFGMLPYPHGVGSHAEYVTGPARAFAHKPAGLDHVQAAALPLAALTAYQAIVDTAGVRTGDRVLIHAAAGGVGHLAVQIAKARGAYVIGTASAPKHAFVRSLGADEVIDYRTTDFRDAVRDVDMVLDPLSGDTRSRSLDVLRPGGVLVSLLPGTDADEEAKAAARKIRVETLLVEADHTGMSTIAGLAESGTLRAHIEAAFPLAEAARAHALGETGRTTGKIVLSVDTAARLSQLPGGGWPSGTR; the protein is encoded by the coding sequence ATGCGCGCCATCAGCCAGGACACCCACGGCACCCCCGACGTGCTCCAGGAGGTCGTGCTGCCGCGCCCCGAACCCGGCCCGAGCCAGATCCTCGTCGCCGTGCGCGCGGCCGGCGTCAACCCGACCGACTGGAAGCACCGCTCCGGCGGCCTGTTCCTCAACCGCCTGCCGCTCGTCCTCGGCTGGGACGTCTCCGGCGTCGTGGAGGCCGTCGGCTACGGTGTGACCCTGTTCAAGCCGGGCGACGAGGTCTTCGGGATGCTGCCCTACCCGCATGGCGTCGGCTCCCACGCCGAATACGTGACCGGCCCTGCCCGCGCCTTCGCTCACAAGCCGGCCGGCCTCGACCACGTCCAGGCCGCCGCCCTGCCGCTCGCCGCACTCACCGCGTACCAGGCGATCGTCGACACCGCCGGGGTCCGCACCGGAGATCGGGTCCTCATCCACGCGGCCGCCGGGGGCGTCGGCCACCTCGCCGTCCAGATCGCCAAGGCCCGCGGCGCCTACGTCATCGGCACCGCCAGCGCCCCCAAGCACGCCTTCGTACGCTCGCTCGGCGCGGACGAAGTGATCGACTACCGCACCACCGATTTCCGCGACGCCGTCCGGGACGTCGACATGGTCCTCGACCCCCTCTCCGGCGACACCCGCAGCCGCTCGCTCGACGTGCTGCGCCCCGGCGGCGTTCTCGTCTCCCTCCTGCCCGGCACGGACGCCGACGAGGAGGCGAAGGCCGCAGCCCGCAAGATCCGTGTGGAGACCCTACTGGTCGAGGCCGACCACACCGGCATGAGCACCATCGCGGGCCTCGCCGAATCCGGCACCCTGCGCGCCCACATCGAAGCCGCCTTCCCCCTCGCCGAGGCGGCGAGGGCGCACGCCCTGGGCGAGACAGGCCGCACCACCGGCAAGATCGTGCTCTCCGTGGACACGGCAGCACGACTCTCTCAGCTGCCGGGTGGGGGATGGCCCAGTGGCACGCGGTAG
- a CDS encoding serine hydrolase, protein MARHRTPRRSRPYLALASALLSVSAAAAVAHQAGSGPAGSTVPTAAIPRQADGQDRDGGAKGEPSAQEQLIADLAEATDAATAGTAGRAAAAVMDLTTGRSAAAGDDHAFATASIVKVDILAALLLTAQDGERMLTGQERQQAAAMIQVSDNAAATALWDAVGGEDGLAQANRRLGLSETTPGADGLWGLTQTTAADQLRLLRAVFTDDSPLSSASRDYVQQLMGGIAADQNWGISAAADDTASARLKNGWLSRSETGLWVINSIGVVEKDGNRFLVAVLSDDQPSRAAGISLVETVAARAVALLAPDRADP, encoded by the coding sequence ATGGCACGTCATCGAACCCCTCGCCGGTCGCGTCCGTACCTCGCACTGGCCTCGGCACTGCTCTCCGTGAGCGCGGCGGCTGCCGTCGCCCACCAGGCCGGGTCCGGCCCGGCGGGCAGTACCGTCCCGACCGCCGCGATCCCGCGGCAAGCCGACGGCCAGGACCGGGACGGTGGGGCGAAGGGCGAACCGTCCGCGCAGGAGCAGCTCATAGCCGACCTGGCGGAGGCGACGGACGCAGCGACTGCCGGCACCGCGGGCCGCGCCGCCGCGGCAGTCATGGACCTCACGACGGGACGGAGTGCCGCGGCCGGCGACGACCACGCATTCGCCACGGCCAGCATCGTCAAGGTCGACATCCTCGCGGCACTCCTCCTGACAGCCCAGGACGGGGAGCGCATGCTCACCGGCCAGGAGCGCCAGCAGGCCGCGGCGATGATCCAGGTGAGCGACAACGCGGCGGCAACGGCCCTCTGGGACGCCGTCGGAGGGGAGGACGGCCTGGCGCAGGCGAACCGGCGGCTGGGGCTGTCGGAGACGACACCCGGTGCCGACGGACTGTGGGGCCTGACCCAGACCACCGCGGCCGATCAGCTCCGACTGCTGAGGGCCGTCTTCACCGACGACTCACCGCTCTCCTCGGCCTCCCGTGACTATGTGCAGCAGCTCATGGGCGGCATCGCCGCAGACCAGAACTGGGGCATATCGGCCGCTGCCGACGACACCGCCTCAGCCCGCCTGAAGAACGGCTGGCTGTCCAGGAGCGAGACCGGGCTCTGGGTGATCAACAGCATCGGTGTGGTGGAGAAGGACGGCAACCGGTTCCTCGTGGCCGTACTCAGCGACGACCAGCCCAGCCGAGCGGCCGGGATCTCCCTCGTCGAGACCGTAGCGGCCCGAGCCGTGGCCTTGCTCGCACCGGACCGGGCCGACCCCTAA
- a CDS encoding sensor histidine kinase, producing MKLSTRIALAVGITVPLLVLGAGWLLVQLVAADLHTQQDAHLRERAAMVARNARGLLRAVATDRAPAVERARERGLYNSALDVGIRLLGPDGTASGGPQPDASVPLPDDAPEPITVRDGDTSWRALSVRITGRRNGVDGTLWLFSPDTTSDEQLGVVRTRVLTVAGVTAPLAGLLAGAVATRATRPLRHLQQRTSGLDPRSTSTRLEHAPTGIAEVDDLARTLQTVLARYDEQAARTAEGLATARSFSAAASHELRTPLMSMRTNLDILADHPDIAVDDRAEVLDDLRKEHERLLGLLMMLRELGRGDLVETDTFGPVDLTEIAEASIAALRRRHPETSFALDCEPVPALHGWEPGLRTIVDNLLVNAVLHGRDEARPAQVAVALRAGAERDGRCAAVLTVDDQGPGIPDAARESVFERFHRGPCSPGSGLGLTLVAQQVALHRGRIRVLDGPDGTGTRFEVRLPVRDAGSGGGPDGQGGPGDGGDGGVGVGPPPPRRDWMIETAAHPRSLERPADSRRPQGFHKERS from the coding sequence ATGAAGCTCTCCACACGGATCGCCCTCGCGGTGGGGATCACCGTCCCCCTTCTGGTCCTGGGCGCCGGTTGGCTGCTCGTCCAACTGGTGGCGGCCGATCTGCACACCCAGCAGGACGCACACCTGCGCGAACGGGCCGCCATGGTCGCCAGGAACGCCCGCGGACTGCTCCGAGCGGTGGCGACGGACCGCGCTCCGGCTGTGGAGCGCGCGCGGGAGCGCGGTTTGTACAACTCCGCACTCGATGTGGGCATTCGGCTGCTCGGACCCGACGGGACCGCCTCGGGCGGACCGCAGCCCGACGCGTCCGTACCGCTGCCCGACGACGCTCCCGAGCCGATCACGGTGCGGGACGGGGACACCAGCTGGCGCGCCCTGTCGGTGCGGATCACCGGACGGCGCAACGGCGTGGACGGCACGCTGTGGCTGTTCTCTCCCGATACGACGAGCGACGAACAACTCGGGGTCGTCCGCACCCGTGTCCTCACCGTCGCCGGGGTGACCGCGCCCCTGGCGGGCCTCCTCGCAGGAGCCGTGGCCACCCGGGCCACCCGGCCGCTGCGGCACCTGCAGCAGCGCACCAGCGGGCTCGACCCGCGCTCCACTTCGACCCGCCTGGAGCATGCCCCGACCGGGATCGCCGAGGTGGACGACCTGGCCCGCACCCTCCAGACGGTGTTGGCCCGATACGACGAGCAGGCCGCCCGTACCGCCGAAGGACTCGCCACGGCCCGCTCCTTCTCCGCCGCGGCCTCACACGAACTGCGCACCCCGCTGATGAGCATGCGGACCAATCTGGACATCCTCGCCGACCATCCCGACATAGCCGTGGATGACCGGGCTGAGGTGCTGGACGACCTGCGCAAGGAGCACGAGCGGCTGCTGGGGCTGCTGATGATGCTGCGCGAGTTGGGGCGCGGTGACCTGGTGGAGACGGACACCTTCGGGCCCGTGGACCTGACGGAGATCGCCGAGGCGTCGATTGCGGCCCTGAGGCGCAGGCACCCGGAGACCTCGTTCGCGCTGGACTGCGAGCCCGTGCCGGCCCTCCACGGCTGGGAACCGGGACTGCGCACCATCGTCGACAACCTGCTGGTCAACGCCGTCCTGCACGGCCGCGACGAGGCGCGGCCCGCACAGGTGGCCGTGGCCCTGCGCGCCGGCGCGGAGCGGGACGGACGGTGTGCGGCGGTCCTCACCGTGGACGACCAGGGCCCCGGTATTCCGGATGCCGCACGCGAGAGCGTGTTCGAGCGGTTTCACCGCGGACCCTGCAGTCCGGGTTCCGGACTCGGGCTGACCCTGGTCGCTCAGCAAGTCGCCCTGCACCGGGGGCGGATCCGGGTCCTGGACGGGCCGGACGGCACCGGCACCCGCTTCGAGGTCCGGCTGCCGGTTCGCGACGCCGGATCCGGCGGCGGGCCCGACGGCCAGGGCGGTCCCGGCGATGGCGGTGACGGCGGCGTGGGTGTGGGTCCACCGCCCCCGCGCCGCGACTGGATGATCGAGACCGCCGCGCACCCGAGGTCGCTCGAGCGGCCGGCGGACAGCAGGCGCCCACAAGGTTTCCACAAAGAGCGCTCCTAA
- a CDS encoding response regulator transcription factor, producing MSGPGDAEQGLVLVVDDDAAIRRSLARGLRLNGFSVELVEDGPRALRRIGDGPLDAIVLDISMPGLSGIEVCSTLRAEGNDVPVLMLSALDETADRIAGLQVGADDYLVKPFALQELLLRLRALLRRRPPERSGRLRAGPLTIDLTAREAQLDGALLPLTRREFELLSTLARNAGLVLTRDQLLDRVWGYDFDVRTGVVDTFVSYLRRKLEADGRPRLIHTVRGVGFVLRDDGGTTRGAGPGAAGR from the coding sequence ATGTCCGGTCCCGGGGACGCGGAGCAAGGGCTCGTCCTGGTGGTGGACGACGACGCGGCGATCCGCCGATCGCTGGCCCGCGGGCTGCGGCTGAACGGCTTCTCCGTGGAACTCGTGGAAGACGGCCCGAGGGCCCTGCGCAGGATCGGCGACGGCCCGCTCGATGCGATCGTGCTGGACATATCCATGCCCGGCCTCAGCGGCATCGAGGTGTGCAGCACACTGCGCGCGGAAGGCAACGACGTGCCGGTGCTGATGCTGTCAGCCCTGGACGAGACCGCGGACCGGATCGCGGGGCTCCAGGTCGGTGCCGACGACTACCTCGTCAAGCCCTTCGCACTCCAGGAACTGCTGCTACGGCTGCGGGCCCTGCTGCGCCGGCGGCCACCGGAGAGATCCGGTCGGCTGCGGGCCGGACCCCTGACCATCGACCTCACAGCCCGCGAGGCTCAACTGGACGGCGCCCTGCTGCCGTTGACCCGGCGGGAGTTCGAGTTGCTGAGCACACTTGCCCGCAACGCCGGCCTGGTCCTCACCCGGGACCAGTTGCTGGATCGGGTGTGGGGGTACGACTTCGACGTCCGGACGGGCGTGGTGGACACCTTCGTCAGCTACCTGCGCCGCAAGTTGGAGGCCGACGGCCGGCCCCGGCTCATCCACACCGTCCGGGGAGTCGGTTTCGTCCTGCGCGACGACGGAGGCACCACCCGTGGCGCGGGCCCCGGGGCGGCAGGCCGGTGA
- a CDS encoding GlxA family transcriptional regulator: protein MGKLHRVVILALDGVYPFELGIPSRVFGAAEGRYEVLTCSVDGRPVATNSDFSVTVEHGPELLESADTVLLPPFDTSLLTRELSPGVGRALTHVPHGTRIVSICTAAFVLAAAGLLDGRPATTHWALADTFRSWYPQVALDPDVLFIDDRDVLTSAGAASGVDVCLHLVRRDHGAAVANHVARACVVPPWRDGGQAQYIEHPVPAPSENGTSATRQWALENLHEPLPLSELAGHARMSLRTFARRFNEEVGMSPGRWLIQQRVTQARHLLETTDLAVDDIAHQVGFATGNSLREHLHASIGVTPVAYRRTFRGSRL, encoded by the coding sequence ATGGGAAAGCTCCATCGTGTCGTCATCCTCGCCCTGGACGGGGTGTACCCCTTCGAGCTCGGCATCCCCAGCCGCGTCTTCGGCGCGGCCGAGGGCCGGTACGAGGTCCTGACCTGCTCGGTCGACGGCAGGCCGGTGGCCACGAACTCCGACTTCTCCGTCACCGTGGAACACGGCCCGGAGCTACTGGAGTCGGCGGACACGGTGCTGCTGCCACCGTTCGACACCTCTCTGCTCACCCGCGAGCTGTCCCCGGGGGTTGGCCGGGCGCTCACCCACGTGCCGCACGGAACGCGGATCGTGTCCATCTGCACCGCGGCCTTCGTCCTTGCCGCCGCCGGCCTGCTCGACGGCAGGCCCGCCACCACCCACTGGGCACTCGCGGACACATTCCGGTCCTGGTACCCGCAGGTGGCGCTCGACCCGGACGTCCTGTTCATCGACGACCGCGACGTGCTCACCTCGGCCGGTGCCGCATCCGGCGTCGACGTCTGCCTCCACCTCGTACGTCGTGACCACGGTGCCGCCGTCGCCAATCACGTGGCCCGGGCCTGTGTCGTACCCCCGTGGCGGGACGGTGGCCAGGCCCAGTACATCGAGCATCCGGTGCCCGCACCATCTGAGAACGGCACCTCGGCCACCCGCCAGTGGGCGCTGGAGAACCTGCACGAGCCGCTCCCGTTGAGCGAACTCGCCGGTCATGCCCGGATGAGCTTGCGCACCTTCGCCCGCCGGTTCAACGAGGAGGTGGGTATGAGTCCCGGCCGCTGGCTGATCCAACAGCGCGTGACCCAGGCTCGGCACCTGCTGGAGACCACGGACCTGGCGGTGGACGACATCGCCCACCAGGTCGGCTTCGCCACCG